In the Moraxella osloensis genome, one interval contains:
- a CDS encoding transposase, which produces MNKDMIELYSDYLIASFGQTTATGLANLLQGSIYHDSITRFLNSETLAAKEQWQLIKPMLRQHENATPNAIGYLIFDDTIQPKPHTSVDDINCWHYDHTQNKNVKGINLLNCLYHRKDIDIPLSFDIITKPNVFTDDKGKVKRKSDKTKNQRLLDMFDSAIKNQVKFDYVLADSWFSAKATFKHIRKANKHFIFALKSNRLVALTPDDREKGNFVRIDESNLPDNTPVRGFLNDYHDEVLLLRRVFTNKDDSTGVLYLVCSDLQCDKDKFINGYQKRWQVEVYHKSLKQNANLGKSPAHSQRARFNHMFLATYAVFKLECLKIKTKLNHFALRTKLLISANQSAFAQLKAISGA; this is translated from the coding sequence ATGAACAAAGACATGATAGAACTCTACAGCGACTACCTCATCGCAAGTTTTGGGCAAACCACCGCCACAGGACTTGCCAATCTACTACAAGGGAGCATCTACCATGACAGCATCACCCGCTTTCTAAACAGTGAAACACTCGCCGCCAAAGAACAATGGCAACTGATTAAACCCATGCTAAGACAGCATGAAAATGCCACACCCAATGCCATCGGCTATCTCATCTTTGATGACACCATACAGCCCAAACCGCACACAAGCGTCGACGACATCAACTGCTGGCACTACGACCACACCCAAAACAAAAATGTTAAAGGCATTAACCTGCTTAACTGTCTGTATCATCGCAAAGATATCGACATACCCTTAAGCTTTGACATCATCACCAAACCCAATGTCTTTACCGATGACAAAGGCAAGGTTAAACGTAAAAGTGATAAAACCAAAAATCAGCGACTGCTTGATATGTTTGATAGCGCAATCAAAAACCAAGTTAAATTCGACTATGTATTAGCCGATTCTTGGTTTTCAGCCAAAGCGACATTCAAACATATTCGTAAAGCTAACAAGCATTTCATCTTTGCGTTAAAGTCAAATCGCTTGGTGGCTTTAACCCCTGATGATAGAGAAAAAGGTAACTTTGTACGTATTGATGAATCTAATCTACCCGATAATACCCCTGTTCGCGGCTTTTTAAATGACTATCATGATGAAGTCTTGTTATTACGCCGAGTCTTTACAAACAAGGACGATTCTACAGGGGTGTTATATCTGGTATGCTCAGATTTGCAATGCGACAAGGATAAATTTATCAACGGCTATCAAAAACGATGGCAGGTTGAAGTGTATCATAAGTCGTTAAAGCAAAATGCCAATTTGGGTAAGTCGCCTGCTCATAGCCAAAGGGCTCGGTTTAATCATATGTTTTTAGCCACGTATGCGGTGTTTAAGCTTGAGTGTTTGAAAATCAAAACCAAGTTGAATCATTTCGCTTTGCGTACGAAGTTACTAATTTCTGCTAATCAGTCGGCTTTTGCCCAGCTTAAGGCTATTAGCGGTGCGTAA
- a CDS encoding acetyltransferase, translating to MNKIYAVYGAAGCGRSLMPIAREHIATGETIYFIDDALTTEQQINGYKAVNYDMFKAIESDEKNVLIAIANSNIRQKLAEKLINDGINIWTVKSQSTVIMDNVIIGNGAALSPFVTIGANVIVGQCFHANLYSYVEHDCVIGDFVTFAPRVSCNGNVHIEDHAYIGTGAVLRQGTPDKPLITEVTHR from the coding sequence ATGAATAAAATCTATGCTGTCTATGGTGCTGCAGGTTGTGGCAGAAGCCTAATGCCAATCGCACGAGAACATATAGCAACAGGTGAAACTATTTATTTTATTGATGATGCTTTGACTACAGAGCAGCAAATCAATGGATATAAAGCAGTTAATTACGACATGTTTAAAGCCATCGAATCCGATGAAAAAAATGTTTTGATTGCTATCGCTAATAGCAATATTCGCCAAAAATTAGCCGAAAAACTCATCAACGATGGTATTAACATTTGGACTGTCAAATCCCAATCAACTGTTATAATGGATAATGTCATAATAGGCAATGGGGCGGCACTGAGTCCATTTGTTACTATTGGGGCAAATGTCATAGTAGGGCAGTGCTTTCATGCCAACTTATATAGCTATGTTGAGCATGATTGTGTGATTGGTGATTTTGTTACTTTTGCGCCACGGGTTAGTTGCAATGGCAATGTGCATATAGAAGATCATGCTTATATTGGAACAGGCGCGGTGTTACGTCAAGGTACACCAGATAAGCCATTAATAACTGAAGTTACGCACCGCTAA